From Streptomyces sp. TLI_053, a single genomic window includes:
- a CDS encoding histidine kinase — protein MITGAGADRQADASTGTEHSTGTGTGTGTGSTGTDTGTETDRAAGPVRRTLRALFGRQARLRWVHLVLGGALLMPYWLLSTVLLGSLDPRKGPLLQVLLYFAALATSLPMAAATALVPTVRALEGAAALALCAPARAGEVVTGPARSWAARRRSAGWFVLHLAFGGIVSGMTLTGTPFALMLILRPVGFEELTRFWEDSGVPGPLPGPVLGLALLALIVGTSAGLGGLLARWAPVLLGPTPDERLAAAERRATVLAQRNRLARELHDSVGHALSAVGIQASAAARVLRTDPEFAAEALAAIEETARGAVAELDAVLGLLREEERAEAGTAGPTLAGLDDLLRQLARTGVQVDAELAPGLDRLPPGFSREAYRIVQEGLTNVLRHAGPAPARLRVSLAEEWVGIELTNPLDRLRPGRPGGGRGLRGIGERAAALNGDCAAGPTDDGTMWRLAVRLPVGTGGEQG, from the coding sequence ATGATCACGGGGGCGGGGGCCGACCGGCAGGCGGACGCGAGCACGGGCACGGAGCACAGCACCGGCACCGGCACCGGCACCGGCACCGGCAGCACGGGCACGGACACGGGCACGGAGACCGACCGGGCCGCGGGCCCCGTCCGCCGCACGCTGCGCGCCCTGTTCGGCCGGCAGGCCCGGCTGCGGTGGGTGCACCTGGTGCTCGGCGGTGCGCTGCTGATGCCGTACTGGCTGCTGTCCACCGTCCTGCTGGGCTCGCTCGACCCACGCAAGGGGCCGCTGCTCCAGGTCCTGCTCTACTTCGCCGCCCTCGCCACCTCGCTCCCGATGGCCGCCGCCACCGCGCTGGTGCCGACCGTACGGGCCCTGGAGGGGGCGGCCGCACTCGCGCTCTGCGCGCCCGCCCGGGCGGGCGAGGTGGTGACCGGTCCGGCCCGGTCCTGGGCGGCCCGGCGGCGGTCGGCCGGCTGGTTCGTGCTGCACCTCGCGTTCGGCGGCATCGTCAGCGGAATGACGCTGACCGGCACGCCGTTCGCGCTGATGCTGATCCTCCGCCCGGTCGGCTTCGAGGAGTTGACGCGGTTCTGGGAGGACAGCGGCGTACCGGGACCACTGCCCGGCCCGGTGCTGGGCCTGGCCCTGCTCGCGCTGATCGTCGGCACCAGCGCCGGCCTCGGCGGCCTGCTGGCCCGCTGGGCGCCCGTACTGCTCGGCCCGACCCCGGACGAGCGCCTGGCCGCCGCCGAGCGGCGCGCCACCGTGCTCGCCCAGCGCAACCGGCTGGCCCGCGAACTGCACGACTCGGTCGGCCACGCGCTGAGTGCCGTCGGCATCCAGGCCTCCGCCGCCGCCCGGGTGCTGCGCACCGACCCGGAGTTCGCGGCGGAGGCGCTGGCCGCCATCGAGGAGACCGCACGCGGCGCCGTCGCCGAACTGGACGCGGTACTGGGGCTGCTCCGCGAGGAGGAGCGGGCCGAGGCCGGCACGGCCGGACCGACCCTGGCCGGGTTGGACGACCTGTTGCGGCAACTCGCCAGGACGGGAGTGCAGGTGGACGCCGAGCTGGCGCCGGGCCTGGACCGGCTGCCGCCCGGGTTCTCCCGCGAGGCGTACCGGATCGTCCAGGAGGGCCTCACCAACGTGCTGCGGCACGCCGGGCCCGCACCCGCCCGGCTGCGGGTCTCGCTGGCCGAGGAATGGGTGGGGATCGAGCTGACCAATCCGCTCGACCGGCTCCGGCCCGGCCGGCCCGGCGGCGGACGCGGGCTGCGCGGGATCGGCGAACGCGCGGCGGCCCTGAACGGCGACTGCGCGGCCGGGCCGACGGACGACGGAACGATGTGGCGGCTGGCCGTCCGGCTGCCGGTGGGTACGGGAGGAGAGCAAGGGTGA